A single window of Rhizobium indicum DNA harbors:
- a CDS encoding peroxiredoxin, with product MSLRINDIAPDFTADTTQGPISFHEWIGSGWAVLFSHPKNFTPVCTTELGAMAGLAGEFTKRGAKIIGISVDPVESHAKWKNDIKTATGFDVEYPLIGDKDLKVAKLYDMLPAGAGESSEGRTPADNATVRSVFIIGPDKKIKLILTYPMTTGRNFNEILRAIDSIQLTAKHQVATPANWNQGEDVIITAAVSNEDAITRFGSFDTVLPYLRKTKQPTA from the coding sequence ATGAGCTTACGTATCAACGATATTGCCCCCGATTTTACCGCCGACACCACCCAGGGACCGATCAGCTTCCATGAGTGGATCGGCAGCGGCTGGGCCGTCCTGTTCTCGCATCCGAAGAATTTCACGCCGGTTTGCACCACTGAGCTTGGCGCCATGGCCGGCCTCGCAGGGGAGTTTACCAAGCGTGGCGCCAAGATCATCGGCATCTCCGTCGATCCGGTCGAAAGCCATGCCAAGTGGAAGAACGACATCAAGACCGCCACAGGCTTCGACGTCGAATATCCGCTGATCGGTGACAAGGACCTCAAGGTCGCCAAGCTCTACGACATGCTGCCGGCCGGCGCTGGCGAGAGCTCGGAAGGCCGCACGCCTGCCGACAATGCGACGGTGCGTTCGGTCTTCATCATCGGTCCGGATAAGAAGATCAAGCTGATCCTGACCTATCCGATGACGACAGGCCGCAATTTCAATGAGATCCTGCGCGCCATCGATTCCATCCAGCTGACGGCCAAGCACCAGGTGGCCACACCGGCTAACTGGAATCAGGGCGAGGATGTCATCATCACCGCCGCGGTTTCCAACGAAGACGCGATCACGCGTTTCGGCTCCTTCGATACGGTTCTGCCCTATCTCAGGAAGACCAAGCAGCCGACGGCCTGA
- a CDS encoding ABC transporter ATP-binding protein codes for MTVSLTIDSISAHYGSTQVLKDLSISVMAGELVSLLGSSGCGKTTTLRLVAGFLQPSSGSIKLGERNLTGLPAHARDIGLVFQNYALFPHLSVQDNVAFGLRQRRIPQPERAKRTMAMLDRVGLSAFADRLPSALSGGQKQRVALARALVIEPPLLMFDEPLSNLDAKLRIDMRVEIRQLQRANGTTSLYVTHDQEEAFSISDRVAIMNAGRIMQLDAPEVLYRQPANAFVARFVGFENLIRMKVTARNGALVTAETTGGARLQLSQETFGPIKNDFVLACRADGLAVSRDGDGIAAVLGTRTYLGRAYQYKCTTAAGEITANGALSDPLETGASAVLTPVAEQCCILDPED; via the coding sequence TTGACCGTATCCCTCACCATCGATTCCATCTCCGCCCATTACGGCAGCACGCAGGTGCTCAAGGACCTGTCGATCTCGGTCATGGCCGGGGAGCTGGTCTCCCTGCTCGGCTCCAGCGGCTGCGGAAAGACGACGACATTGCGCCTCGTAGCCGGCTTTCTGCAGCCAAGCAGCGGCAGCATCAAGCTCGGCGAGCGCAACCTGACTGGCCTTCCCGCGCATGCGCGCGACATCGGCCTGGTCTTTCAGAACTACGCGCTTTTTCCTCATCTGAGCGTCCAGGATAATGTTGCCTTCGGCCTGAGGCAGCGTCGCATTCCCCAGCCGGAACGGGCGAAAAGAACGATGGCCATGCTGGACCGCGTCGGCCTTTCGGCCTTCGCCGACCGCCTGCCGTCGGCCCTGTCAGGCGGCCAGAAACAGCGCGTGGCTCTCGCCCGGGCGCTGGTCATCGAGCCGCCGCTTCTGATGTTCGACGAGCCGCTTTCCAACTTGGATGCAAAGCTCAGGATCGACATGCGCGTCGAAATCAGACAGCTCCAGCGCGCCAACGGCACCACGTCACTTTACGTCACCCATGACCAGGAGGAGGCATTCTCGATCTCCGACAGGGTGGCGATCATGAATGCCGGGCGCATCATGCAGCTCGACGCGCCGGAGGTGCTGTATCGCCAGCCGGCCAACGCTTTCGTCGCCCGCTTCGTCGGATTCGAGAACCTGATCCGCATGAAGGTGACCGCGCGCAACGGCGCGCTTGTGACCGCCGAAACAACGGGCGGAGCGCGGCTGCAGCTGTCCCAGGAAACATTCGGACCGATCAAGAACGACTTCGTCCTGGCCTGCCGTGCAGACGGTCTTGCCGTCAGCCGTGACGGTGATGGCATCGCGGCCGTGCTCGGCACGCGCACTTATCTCGGCCGGGCCTATCAGTATAAATGCACGACCGCCGCGGGAGAGATCACCGCCAATGGGGCGCTATCCGATCCACTGGAAACAGGGGCGTCCGCCGTGCTGACGCCTGTAGCAGAGCAATGCTGCATTCTCGATCCGGAAGATTGA
- a CDS encoding lytic transglycosylase domain-containing protein — protein sequence MTRRKRQSDIAMRSAKAMLSLCLLFSQADTMMAQPEGSTGAPACLYSGPSASGSGETLCIRKDSFNRDLCVAIEHFASANQLPPDYFARLIWRESTFRPDAVSFKGAQGIAQFMPGTAKLRGLEDSYQVLEALRKSAQYLDELRNRFGNLGLAAAAYNAGENGLSSYLASGRLPYETRGYVLAITAHTIEEWKDNPPEDAAAPLDKDKPFLDGCVALAERRTLKDTPWRQEGEWAPWGVQLAANANVAVARRMFLDAVQDLPTPLNAEQPLILRQRDRSFGFRPRYAARIGRQTRLEANDLCNQIRKHGGTCLVFKNR from the coding sequence ATGACACGCCGAAAACGTCAGTCCGACATTGCGATGAGATCGGCCAAGGCCATGCTTTCGCTCTGTCTTCTGTTTTCCCAAGCGGACACTATGATGGCCCAGCCGGAAGGAAGCACTGGGGCGCCGGCATGTCTCTACTCAGGTCCTTCGGCGTCGGGATCGGGTGAGACGCTCTGCATCCGGAAAGATAGTTTCAACCGCGACCTTTGCGTCGCGATCGAGCATTTCGCCAGCGCCAATCAATTGCCGCCGGATTATTTCGCCCGTCTCATCTGGCGGGAAAGCACCTTTCGCCCCGATGCGGTCAGCTTCAAGGGAGCGCAGGGGATTGCGCAATTCATGCCCGGAACGGCGAAACTGCGCGGTCTTGAAGACAGCTACCAGGTGTTGGAAGCCCTGCGGAAATCGGCGCAGTATCTCGACGAATTGCGCAATCGTTTCGGCAATCTCGGCCTTGCCGCCGCCGCCTACAATGCCGGCGAAAACGGACTTTCATCTTACCTAGCGTCAGGGAGATTACCTTACGAGACGCGCGGTTACGTCCTGGCGATCACCGCGCATACGATCGAGGAATGGAAGGATAATCCCCCGGAAGATGCGGCCGCCCCGCTCGACAAGGACAAGCCGTTTCTCGATGGCTGCGTGGCGCTTGCCGAACGGCGGACATTGAAGGACACACCCTGGCGTCAGGAGGGTGAATGGGCGCCCTGGGGCGTCCAGCTTGCGGCGAATGCGAATGTCGCGGTGGCCCGGCGCATGTTTCTCGACGCCGTGCAGGATCTGCCGACACCCTTGAATGCCGAGCAGCCGCTGATCCTGCGCCAGCGCGACCGCAGCTTTGGTTTTCGCCCGCGTTATGCTGCCCGCATCGGCCGGCAGACACGCTTGGAAGCCAACGACCTCTGCAACCAGATCCGCAAACACGGCGGCACCTGTCTTGTTTTCAAGAATCGATAG
- a CDS encoding NAD-dependent epimerase/dehydratase family protein — protein MMRVLVVGATGHVGTYLVPRLVEAGHDVVTISRGTAKPYTANHAWASVDQRQMDRAAMERTGEFGPAVREVKADIVIDMISFTLESAEHLVTALQGHVGHFLHTGTIWTHGYPTAVPTLEEAPKSPFGDYGTQKAAIETYLLQQARLRGFPATIIHPGHIVGPGWTPLNPAGNFNLQVFSTLARGETLALPHFGLETVHHVHADDVAAMFMGAIANRNASIGESFHAVSEQALTLRGYAESMSRWFGHEPKLSFAPFDAWAESQTAEDAKATWEHIARSPNCSIAKAKRLLGYTPRYTSLQAVQESVGWLVGQGRIKT, from the coding sequence ATGATGCGGGTTTTGGTAGTCGGAGCAACGGGCCATGTCGGAACCTATCTCGTTCCCCGTCTGGTGGAGGCAGGTCACGACGTCGTCACGATCAGCCGAGGCACGGCGAAGCCCTATACGGCAAACCACGCCTGGGCTTCCGTCGATCAGCGTCAGATGGACCGGGCAGCCATGGAGCGGACGGGTGAGTTCGGCCCGGCCGTACGTGAAGTGAAAGCCGATATCGTCATCGACATGATCAGCTTCACGCTGGAAAGTGCCGAGCACCTGGTGACGGCGCTGCAGGGGCATGTCGGTCACTTCCTGCATACCGGCACGATCTGGACGCATGGCTACCCCACTGCCGTGCCGACGCTGGAAGAGGCGCCGAAGTCTCCTTTCGGCGACTATGGCACGCAGAAGGCTGCGATCGAAACCTATCTGCTGCAGCAGGCAAGGCTTCGCGGATTTCCGGCAACCATCATCCATCCCGGGCACATTGTCGGTCCCGGCTGGACGCCGCTCAATCCGGCCGGCAATTTCAACCTGCAGGTCTTTTCGACCCTTGCCCGCGGAGAGACCCTGGCGCTGCCCCATTTCGGCTTGGAGACCGTTCATCACGTCCATGCCGATGATGTGGCAGCGATGTTCATGGGCGCGATTGCCAACCGGAATGCCTCGATCGGCGAAAGTTTCCACGCGGTCTCTGAGCAGGCATTGACCCTTCGCGGTTATGCCGAATCCATGTCTCGCTGGTTCGGGCACGAGCCGAAGCTCAGCTTCGCCCCATTCGACGCCTGGGCCGAAAGTCAGACGGCCGAAGATGCGAAGGCGACCTGGGAACATATCGCCCGCAGCCCGAATTGCTCGATCGCCAAAGCCAAACGCCTGCTGGGATACACCCCGAGATACACCTCCCTGCAGGCGGTGCAGGAATCGGTCGGCTGGCTGGTCGGGCAGGGGCGGATCAAGACCTGA
- a CDS encoding TRAP transporter substrate-binding protein, producing the protein MDNFNRRNFLKTAALAGTALAAPAFVRTAAARTTTITIASLLGDDKPETKIWVKIGELVEAKLPGQFKFNIVRNGALGGEKEVAEGVRLGSIQASLSTVSSLSGWAPELQILDLPFLFRDADHVRRTVAGDVGADLKQKLQAQNFVVGDFINYGARHLLTKEPVTRPEQLKGKRIRVIQSPLHTKLWSAFGTTPIGIPITETYNALATGVADAMDLTKSAYAGFKLYEVVPDMTETGHIWASGVIYYTSTFWAGLNDEQKAVFQQASSEGAAYFNQLIVDDESKSVETALGHGGKLLKPEAFDEWQKGAQGVWDDFAPVVGGIDRIKSVQAA; encoded by the coding sequence ATGGACAATTTCAACCGACGCAATTTTCTGAAGACCGCCGCTCTCGCCGGAACCGCGCTTGCAGCGCCCGCCTTCGTCCGCACGGCCGCCGCCCGCACGACGACGATCACGATCGCCTCGCTGCTCGGCGACGACAAGCCGGAAACGAAGATCTGGGTGAAGATCGGCGAACTGGTCGAAGCGAAGCTTCCCGGCCAGTTCAAGTTCAATATCGTCAGGAATGGTGCGCTCGGCGGCGAGAAGGAAGTGGCCGAAGGCGTGCGGCTCGGCTCCATCCAGGCGAGCCTCTCGACGGTCTCGTCGCTCTCCGGCTGGGCGCCGGAACTGCAGATCCTCGATCTGCCCTTCCTCTTCCGCGATGCCGACCATGTTCGCAGGACCGTCGCCGGCGATGTCGGCGCCGATCTCAAGCAGAAACTGCAGGCGCAGAATTTCGTCGTCGGCGATTTCATCAATTACGGCGCCCGCCATCTCCTGACCAAGGAACCGGTGACGCGGCCGGAGCAGCTCAAGGGCAAGCGCATCCGCGTCATCCAGAGCCCGTTGCACACCAAGCTCTGGAGCGCATTCGGCACGACGCCGATCGGCATTCCGATCACCGAGACCTATAATGCGCTCGCAACCGGTGTCGCCGACGCGATGGACCTGACCAAATCGGCCTATGCCGGCTTCAAGCTCTATGAGGTGGTGCCCGACATGACCGAGACCGGCCACATCTGGGCATCCGGCGTCATCTATTATACCTCGACCTTCTGGGCCGGCCTCAACGACGAGCAGAAGGCGGTGTTCCAGCAGGCTTCCAGCGAAGGCGCTGCCTATTTCAACCAGCTGATCGTCGACGACGAATCCAAATCCGTCGAGACGGCGCTCGGCCACGGCGGAAAGCTCTTGAAGCCGGAAGCCTTCGACGAATGGCAGAAGGGCGCCCAGGGGGTGTGGGACGATTTCGCGCCTGTTGTCGGCGGCATCGACAGGATCAAATCCGTCCAGGCCGCCTGA
- a CDS encoding dipeptidase: MTSAMDQDIDAVLAHVDQSLDGSLARLFELIRIPSVSTDPAYRDHCRAAAEWLSRDLAAIGFEASVRKTTGHPMVVAHEKAASAPHLLFYGHYDVQPVDPLALWTSDPFEPRMEALPNGDTAIVARGASDDKGQLMTFVEACRAWKSATGKLPVQVSMLFEGEEEAGSPSLAPFLDATADELKADAVFVCDTDMWDRETPAVTTMLRGIFSTEIEVTCADQDLHSGMFGNAARNPLQVLSDVVSSLRRADGGVAVEGFYDGVKELPDAIKALWKRLPFDEEAFLGDIGLRDPAGEAGRSVLEQIWARPSCEINGMSGGYTGEGFKTVIPAKASAKISFRLVEGQDPQAIRDAFQRHVRARIPKDCSVSFRDYGLSTATVMPIDSPFLTRTLQALSTEWQCEAALAGTGGSIPIIGEFKRRLGCDALLVGFARFDNRVHSPNEKYDLSSFHKGIRSWVRILATLAN; this comes from the coding sequence ATGACTAGTGCCATGGACCAAGATATCGATGCCGTTCTTGCCCATGTGGACCAAAGCCTCGATGGTAGCCTGGCGCGGCTTTTCGAGCTGATCCGCATTCCGAGCGTCTCGACCGACCCGGCCTATCGCGATCACTGCCGGGCTGCTGCCGAATGGCTGAGCCGGGATCTGGCTGCCATCGGCTTCGAAGCATCGGTGCGCAAAACGACCGGCCATCCGATGGTCGTCGCCCATGAAAAGGCGGCGTCTGCACCGCATCTGTTGTTTTACGGCCATTACGATGTCCAGCCGGTCGATCCGCTGGCGCTGTGGACGAGCGATCCGTTCGAGCCGCGCATGGAAGCCTTGCCGAATGGTGATACCGCGATCGTGGCGCGCGGCGCGTCCGACGACAAGGGACAGTTGATGACCTTCGTCGAAGCCTGCCGCGCCTGGAAGAGCGCCACCGGGAAACTGCCGGTGCAGGTGAGTATGCTCTTCGAAGGCGAGGAAGAGGCCGGCAGCCCGAGCCTCGCGCCCTTTCTGGATGCCACGGCGGACGAGTTGAAGGCCGATGCGGTCTTCGTCTGCGACACGGATATGTGGGATCGCGAAACGCCTGCCGTCACGACGATGCTGCGCGGTATCTTCAGTACGGAAATCGAGGTCACCTGCGCCGATCAAGACCTGCATTCCGGCATGTTCGGCAATGCCGCGCGCAATCCGCTGCAAGTGCTGTCAGACGTTGTTTCGAGCCTGCGGCGAGCCGATGGCGGTGTCGCGGTCGAGGGTTTTTATGATGGCGTGAAAGAGCTCCCCGACGCCATCAAGGCGCTGTGGAAAAGACTGCCCTTCGACGAGGAGGCGTTTCTCGGTGATATCGGCCTGAGAGATCCGGCCGGCGAGGCAGGCCGTTCCGTCCTCGAACAGATCTGGGCGCGGCCGAGCTGCGAGATCAATGGCATGAGCGGCGGTTATACCGGCGAAGGCTTCAAGACGGTCATTCCGGCAAAGGCAAGCGCCAAGATTTCGTTTCGCCTGGTGGAAGGACAGGATCCCCAGGCAATCCGCGATGCCTTCCAACGGCACGTGCGCGCACGTATCCCCAAGGATTGTTCGGTGAGCTTCAGGGATTACGGGCTTTCGACGGCAACCGTCATGCCGATCGACAGTCCGTTTCTCACCAGGACGCTTCAGGCGCTTTCGACAGAATGGCAATGCGAAGCGGCCCTTGCCGGCACGGGAGGCTCGATCCCGATCATCGGCGAATTCAAACGCCGGCTCGGATGCGATGCTCTCCTGGTCGGCTTCGCCCGCTTCGACAACCGCGTCCATAGCCCGAACGAAAAATATGATCTCTCCAGCTTTCATAAAGGCATACGATCCTGGGTCCGGATCCTGGCGACCCTCGCCAACTGA
- a CDS encoding TRAP transporter large permease subunit, which produces MATSEFHPIEQAAPDSGVAARLLRVIEAILGIAAAVVLAVLLLMVLVTVCLRYFFSAGFIGAEDLGIWLHVGLIALGAPLSLNSALAMRLDVFVKMLPESLQKVTPIGADVFTVLSALILSFGGSEIMTMLGGVSPTLGVPEWIRFGFLGAGGALILVVLLLQRIAEGKIVPVVISLAVGVALYAGIPHVALDLDWPPSIFLGLIAAVGLVLAAPLPHAFLAAAYVVIAFGSSLPEPAIVSATVTGISKFLLLAIPFFLLAGGLLTASGVANQLVRFAAAMVGHRRAGLAQTTLLTSVLFSGASGSSVANAAFGASTFQPELVKHGYRPAQAAAIIASTSVLDNVIPPSIAFLILATATNLSVGSLLVGGFFAGGLMAICLAVAIHLTVREQVPLPRANARQRWQSAVQAIPALGLGVIVVVGIRIGIVTTTEAAALAAFYTLLLGIGARLGILSFYAAFRQAAVEAAAIGLLIGTAGPFAFLLAVDDVSGLISHLTTVLGGSALAVILLSNVILLVVGLVLDIGAAILLFGPILLPAAVAAGIDPIQFGVIIVVNLMIHGLTPPLGMLIFVVSGVTRIPASELFRAVVPYLLALLVSLAILCAWAIIFS; this is translated from the coding sequence GTGGCCACCAGTGAATTTCATCCGATCGAACAGGCCGCTCCAGATAGCGGGGTGGCAGCGCGCCTGCTGCGGGTGATCGAAGCGATTCTCGGCATTGCCGCGGCAGTCGTTCTGGCCGTACTGCTCTTGATGGTGCTCGTCACAGTCTGCCTGCGCTATTTCTTCAGCGCCGGCTTCATCGGCGCCGAGGATCTCGGCATCTGGCTGCATGTTGGTCTGATCGCGCTCGGCGCGCCCCTCAGCCTCAACAGCGCGCTTGCCATGCGCCTCGACGTCTTCGTCAAGATGCTGCCGGAAAGCCTGCAGAAGGTCACGCCGATCGGCGCCGACGTCTTCACCGTGCTTTCGGCGCTGATCCTGAGCTTCGGCGGCAGCGAGATCATGACGATGCTCGGCGGCGTCTCGCCGACGCTCGGCGTGCCGGAATGGATCCGCTTCGGTTTCCTCGGCGCTGGCGGCGCGCTGATCCTCGTCGTGCTGCTTCTGCAGCGCATCGCCGAAGGCAAGATCGTGCCGGTTGTGATCTCGCTTGCCGTCGGTGTCGCGCTCTATGCCGGCATCCCGCATGTCGCGCTCGATCTCGACTGGCCGCCGAGCATCTTCCTCGGACTGATCGCCGCGGTCGGCCTCGTGCTTGCTGCGCCACTGCCGCACGCCTTTCTTGCCGCGGCCTATGTCGTCATCGCCTTCGGCAGCAGCCTGCCGGAGCCGGCGATCGTTTCCGCCACCGTCACCGGCATCTCGAAATTCCTGCTGCTCGCCATTCCCTTCTTCCTGCTCGCCGGCGGCCTCCTGACGGCCTCCGGAGTCGCCAACCAGCTCGTGCGCTTCGCCGCCGCCATGGTCGGCCATCGCCGGGCCGGGCTGGCGCAGACGACGCTTTTGACCAGCGTCCTGTTTTCCGGCGCTTCCGGCTCGTCGGTCGCAAACGCCGCCTTCGGCGCCTCGACCTTCCAGCCCGAGCTGGTCAAACACGGCTATCGGCCGGCGCAGGCGGCGGCGATCATCGCCTCGACATCGGTTCTCGACAATGTCATCCCGCCGTCGATCGCATTTCTCATCCTTGCGACGGCGACCAATCTTTCCGTCGGCTCGCTGCTCGTCGGCGGTTTCTTCGCCGGCGGCCTGATGGCCATATGCCTGGCGGTCGCCATCCATCTGACCGTGCGTGAGCAGGTGCCTTTGCCGCGCGCAAATGCGAGACAGCGCTGGCAGTCAGCGGTCCAGGCAATCCCGGCTCTCGGGCTCGGCGTCATCGTCGTCGTCGGCATCCGCATCGGTATCGTCACCACCACGGAAGCCGCTGCTCTTGCTGCTTTTTACACACTGCTACTCGGCATCGGTGCGCGCCTCGGCATTCTCTCGTTCTATGCCGCCTTTCGCCAAGCAGCAGTCGAAGCGGCGGCGATCGGCCTTCTCATCGGCACAGCGGGCCCCTTTGCCTTCCTGCTGGCGGTCGACGACGTGTCCGGGTTGATCTCGCATCTGACGACAGTGCTCGGCGGCAGCGCGCTTGCGGTCATCCTGCTGTCGAACGTCATCCTGCTGGTCGTCGGCCTCGTTCTCGATATCGGCGCTGCTATCCTGCTTTTCGGCCCGATCCTGCTGCCGGCAGCGGTCGCCGCCGGCATCGATCCCATTCAGTTCGGCGTGATCATCGTCGTCAACCTGATGATCCACGGACTGACGCCGCCGCTCGGCATGCTGATCTTCGTCGTCAGTGGCGTCACGCGCATTCCCGCCTCAGAGCTCTTTCGGGCGGTGGTTCCCTATCTGCTCGCTCTCCTGGTCTCGCTGGCAATCCTTTGCGCCTGGGCCATCATCTTCTCGTAA
- a CDS encoding glycerate kinase type-2 family protein, which translates to MTITAPRDFLKSLFDASVRAADPLTGIKAHLPERPKGRTVVIGAGKGAAQMARALESVWDGPLEGVVVTRYGYGCETRGIEIIEAAHPVPDAAGLAAAKRLMETVNGLTEDDLVIALICGGGSALLPAPPEGLTLEDEIALNEMLLASGAPISAMNVVRKHLSTIKGGRLAAATKARVVSLIVSDIPGDNPAHVASGPTVPDGSTRHDALDIVRQYGLQLPQAALDHLNSPRADAPRPDDPVFLMHAHHIIASAGVSLEAAAALAKSQGIEPAILSDAIEGESRDVALVHAAIAREVSGRNRPFPKPVVILSGGETTVTLRTRGGKGGRNGEFALAMALAIDGQEGIHVLAADTDGIDGSEDNAGAFADGGTVRRLRAAGLDPRRLLDGNNSYSGFAATGDLFETGPTGTNVNDFRAILIS; encoded by the coding sequence ATGACGATAACCGCTCCCCGCGATTTCCTGAAAAGCCTGTTCGACGCATCAGTTCGCGCCGCCGATCCGCTGACCGGCATCAAGGCGCATCTGCCTGAAAGGCCCAAGGGAAGGACCGTGGTCATCGGCGCCGGCAAGGGCGCGGCGCAGATGGCGCGGGCGCTCGAAAGCGTCTGGGACGGACCGCTCGAAGGTGTGGTGGTCACCCGCTACGGCTATGGCTGCGAGACACGCGGCATCGAGATTATCGAGGCCGCCCATCCCGTGCCGGATGCGGCGGGGCTTGCCGCCGCAAAGCGGCTGATGGAGACGGTGAACGGGCTGACGGAAGACGATCTGGTGATCGCGCTGATCTGCGGCGGCGGCTCGGCGCTGCTGCCCGCCCCACCGGAGGGGCTGACCCTGGAAGACGAGATCGCGCTCAACGAAATGCTGCTTGCCTCGGGCGCGCCGATCTCGGCGATGAATGTGGTGCGAAAGCATCTCTCCACCATCAAGGGCGGAAGACTTGCGGCAGCGACCAAAGCGAGGGTCGTCAGTCTGATCGTCTCCGACATTCCCGGCGACAACCCGGCCCATGTCGCCTCCGGGCCGACGGTCCCTGATGGTTCGACGCGACACGATGCGCTCGACATCGTCAGGCAATACGGATTGCAGCTGCCGCAGGCAGCACTCGACCATCTGAACTCGCCGAGGGCCGACGCGCCGCGGCCGGACGATCCGGTCTTCTTAATGCACGCGCATCACATCATCGCCTCCGCCGGCGTCTCGCTGGAGGCCGCAGCGGCACTGGCAAAATCGCAGGGGATCGAGCCGGCCATTCTTTCGGATGCGATCGAGGGGGAATCGCGCGACGTGGCGCTGGTGCATGCGGCGATCGCCCGCGAGGTGTCGGGCCGGAACAGGCCGTTTCCGAAGCCGGTCGTCATCCTTTCCGGCGGCGAGACGACGGTGACGCTGAGAACCAGGGGTGGCAAGGGCGGACGCAACGGCGAATTCGCGCTCGCCATGGCGCTTGCGATCGACGGACAGGAGGGCATTCATGTCCTGGCAGCCGACACGGACGGGATCGACGGCTCGGAGGATAATGCCGGCGCCTTTGCTGATGGCGGCACGGTGAGACGCCTGCGTGCTGCCGGACTCGATCCGCGCCGGCTGCTCGACGGCAATAACAGCTATTCAGGCTTTGCGGCCACCGGCGATCTGTTCGAAACCGGCCCGACCGGAACCAATGTCAATGATTTCAGGGCGATCCTGATCAGTTAG
- a CDS encoding ABC transporter permease, whose amino-acid sequence MMTRRVHPILAAFAACVFFFLLAPLVIIIGAAVSDTTYLTFPPQGLTLRWFVNIFEIEAFRTTAITSLQVAFLGTALSLLIGVPAAYAINRYRVELPRWLSTIFVLPILVPEIVFGFSLMKSVTIGLGLPIFISLLVGHALLILPYSVRVVGASLAAFDFSVEEAAISLGCPPLKTFLTVVLPNIRAGVIAAFILAFITSINDVSVSVFLTGPGISTLPIQILAHMEQFFDPTIASVSVLLMFVTVGVMAVVEATLGLTFLTK is encoded by the coding sequence GTGATGACCAGGCGCGTTCACCCGATCCTCGCCGCCTTCGCGGCCTGCGTTTTCTTCTTCCTGCTGGCGCCGCTCGTCATCATCATCGGTGCGGCTGTCAGCGACACGACCTATCTGACCTTCCCGCCGCAGGGCCTGACATTGCGGTGGTTCGTCAATATCTTCGAAATCGAGGCCTTCCGCACGACCGCGATCACCAGCCTGCAGGTCGCTTTTCTCGGCACGGCGCTGTCGCTGCTGATCGGCGTCCCGGCCGCCTATGCGATCAACCGCTACCGGGTGGAATTGCCGCGCTGGCTTTCCACCATCTTCGTGCTGCCGATCCTGGTGCCGGAGATCGTTTTCGGATTTTCGCTGATGAAATCCGTGACGATAGGCCTCGGGCTGCCGATCTTCATCAGCCTGCTGGTCGGCCATGCGCTGCTGATCCTGCCCTATTCAGTGCGTGTCGTCGGCGCCAGCCTGGCGGCCTTCGATTTTTCCGTTGAGGAGGCGGCGATCAGCCTGGGTTGCCCACCGCTGAAAACCTTCCTGACCGTGGTCCTGCCGAATATCCGCGCCGGGGTCATTGCCGCCTTCATCCTCGCCTTCATCACCTCGATCAACGATGTGTCGGTTTCGGTCTTCCTGACCGGGCCTGGCATCTCGACGCTGCCGATCCAGATCCTTGCGCATATGGAACAGTTCTTCGATCCGACGATCGCGTCGGTATCGGTGCTGCTGATGTTCGTGACAGTCGGCGTCATGGCCGTCGTCGAGGCCACGCTCGGCCTCACCTTCCTGACAAAGTAG
- a CDS encoding glutathione binding-like protein: MIDLHYWPTPNGKKVSIFLEETGTPYRLVPVNIGRGDQFRPDYLKLNPNHRMPAIVDHEPADGGGPLSVFESGAILFYLAEKTGKFWPQDLRGKYEVTQWVIWQMANQGPKLGEAGHFRRLGDREGDQSYAVRRFTDEANRLYGVLNMRLRDQRYLAGDEFTIADIVSYPWTVNWQAQGQDINEFKHFKRWFEELSARPGVQRGLAVGADLGTDNSKLSEEEQARIRKILYNQRALPVPD, translated from the coding sequence ATGATTGATCTCCACTACTGGCCGACGCCGAACGGCAAGAAGGTTTCGATCTTCCTGGAGGAAACCGGCACTCCCTATCGGCTGGTGCCGGTCAATATCGGGCGGGGCGACCAGTTCAGACCCGATTATCTAAAGCTCAACCCCAATCACCGCATGCCTGCCATTGTCGATCACGAGCCTGCCGATGGCGGCGGTCCCTTGAGCGTGTTCGAATCCGGCGCGATCCTCTTCTATCTCGCCGAGAAGACCGGCAAATTCTGGCCGCAGGATCTGCGTGGCAAATACGAGGTCACGCAATGGGTGATCTGGCAGATGGCGAACCAGGGGCCAAAACTCGGCGAAGCCGGTCATTTCCGCCGCCTCGGCGATCGCGAAGGCGATCAGTCCTATGCGGTGCGGCGCTTCACCGACGAAGCCAACCGCCTTTACGGCGTTCTCAACATGCGGCTTCGCGACCAGCGTTATCTCGCCGGTGACGAATTCACCATCGCCGACATCGTCAGCTATCCCTGGACCGTCAACTGGCAGGCCCAGGGTCAGGACATCAACGAATTCAAGCATTTCAAGCGATGGTTCGAGGAGCTCAGTGCACGGCCCGGCGTCCAGCGCGGCCTTGCGGTCGGCGCCGATCTCGGCACCGATAACAGCAAGCTCTCCGAAGAAGAGCAGGCACGCATCCGCAAGATCCTCTACAACCAGCGCGCCCTTCCCGTTCCGGATTGA